The Aminithiophilus ramosus genome contains a region encoding:
- a CDS encoding sugar phosphate nucleotidyltransferase, with product MKGVILAGGKGTRLYPLTRTINKHLLPVGPEPMIYNPIRNMAACGIRDVRIVTSSEHMGQMVGALGSGSDFGLNFSYSVQDEANGIADALRLAEHFVGNDNVLVLLGDNVFEEPIDYFVDNYRQKQQGQGARVLLVEVADPQRFGVAALDEKNVVEIQEKPECPKSNYAVVGAYIYDCRVFDIISHIKPSARGEYEITSVNNRYIELGTLQYDIVTGGRWMDTGTFESYYEANCIMFEKYRKEMGVE from the coding sequence ATGAAGGGCGTCATCTTAGCCGGAGGGAAAGGCACCCGTCTTTACCCCTTGACGCGGACCATCAACAAACACCTGCTTCCCGTCGGACCGGAACCGATGATCTATAACCCCATTCGCAACATGGCCGCCTGCGGCATTCGCGATGTCCGTATCGTCACGAGCTCCGAGCACATGGGACAGATGGTTGGAGCGTTAGGCAGCGGCTCTGACTTCGGTCTCAACTTCTCTTACAGCGTCCAGGACGAAGCCAACGGCATCGCTGACGCTCTCCGCCTCGCCGAGCACTTCGTCGGCAATGACAACGTCCTCGTACTCCTCGGCGACAACGTATTTGAGGAACCTATCGATTATTTCGTCGACAACTACCGCCAGAAACAACAGGGACAAGGAGCCCGGGTCCTTCTTGTCGAAGTCGCGGACCCGCAGCGTTTCGGCGTCGCCGCACTGGACGAGAAGAATGTCGTCGAAATACAGGAAAAACCCGAATGCCCCAAGAGTAACTACGCCGTCGTAGGGGCCTACATCTACGATTGTCGAGTCTTTGACATCATCAGCCACATCAAGCCCTCGGCCCGTGGCGAATATGAGATCACCAGCGTCAATAATCGCTATATCGAACTTGGGACCCTTCAATATGACATCGTCACAGGCGGACGTTGGATGGACACAGGCACCTTCGAATCCTATTACGAGGCCAACTGCATCATGTTCGAAAAATACCGCAAAGAAATGGGCGTCGAATAA
- a CDS encoding lipopolysaccharide biosynthesis protein, with amino-acid sequence MTSSQADVGWTQAPSNPITRPTASCSKNTAKKWASNKTVSRARLFLENFFIYGVGNVLTKAVPFLMLPVLTRMITDPAVFGVYDIYTIVIRFGEPLVILGSYDAMFRLFFDDKDPLFRKQVCSSSLAIVTTTSFAALALTAFFWVFGLSFWDGSYRWMIATAGIVIAVHAMRSVVAAPTRMQNKRATIILLSLLGPLIYYAFALLLAREGKPLEGLVFGNLVSGLVLLLGYGLLNHSFFSHGHVKSEQVRVLLKIGVPLAPTFLIYWIFTSCDRFMIGHMMGMEAVGLYGVGARLSSISQGIYMAFAGGWQYFAFSTMKDKDHTHLMSQVFEILAILSFLSLFILLPWVDWIFKIMVAEPYRSASTIFPYLFFAPLLLMLSQIAGTQLQVEKKTYLSTISRLVGAVTNIILNALFIPRWGILGAALATIIGYFAMTLSITWVVLKMNRLMFNMKFAIITLSGSLLLLLYPLLRTTIIFYIFFSAIMLLSYKSEIFLFILTKTRRIT; translated from the coding sequence ATGACATCGTCACAGGCGGACGTTGGATGGACACAGGCACCTTCGAATCCTATTACGAGGCCAACTGCATCATGTTCGAAAAATACCGCAAAGAAATGGGCGTCGAATAAAACCGTGTCACGCGCTCGTCTCTTCCTTGAAAATTTCTTTATCTACGGGGTGGGCAACGTACTGACCAAGGCCGTACCCTTTCTCATGCTACCCGTTTTGACGAGAATGATCACCGATCCCGCCGTTTTTGGGGTTTATGACATCTATACCATTGTCATCCGTTTTGGCGAACCTCTAGTCATTCTTGGGAGTTACGATGCTATGTTTCGCCTTTTCTTTGACGATAAAGACCCGCTTTTCCGCAAACAGGTCTGCTCCAGTTCCCTGGCCATTGTCACGACAACAAGCTTTGCGGCTCTTGCTCTGACCGCTTTCTTCTGGGTCTTTGGTCTATCCTTTTGGGACGGAAGCTATCGTTGGATGATCGCCACTGCCGGAATTGTCATCGCCGTACACGCCATGCGTTCCGTGGTCGCCGCCCCGACCCGGATGCAGAACAAGCGGGCAACGATCATCCTCCTCTCCCTCTTGGGCCCTCTGATCTACTATGCATTTGCCCTGTTGCTGGCCCGGGAAGGGAAACCTTTGGAAGGCCTTGTCTTCGGCAACTTAGTAAGCGGCCTTGTGCTTCTGCTGGGTTACGGCTTACTGAACCACTCCTTTTTTTCTCACGGCCATGTAAAGAGCGAGCAGGTACGGGTCCTTCTTAAAATAGGAGTTCCCCTGGCGCCTACTTTTCTTATATATTGGATTTTCACTTCCTGCGATCGCTTCATGATCGGCCACATGATGGGAATGGAAGCAGTCGGCCTGTACGGAGTCGGAGCGCGTCTTTCATCCATTAGCCAGGGGATCTATATGGCTTTTGCCGGAGGGTGGCAATATTTCGCCTTTTCCACCATGAAAGACAAAGATCACACGCACCTCATGTCACAGGTCTTTGAAATTCTAGCTATTCTTTCGTTTTTAAGTCTATTTATCTTACTCCCCTGGGTAGATTGGATATTTAAAATCATGGTCGCCGAGCCCTACCGCTCTGCATCGACTATTTTTCCTTATCTTTTCTTTGCGCCTCTCTTGTTGATGCTTTCGCAAATAGCTGGCACGCAATTGCAAGTTGAAAAGAAAACCTACCTCAGTACTATATCTCGACTAGTTGGGGCAGTCACAAACATCATCCTAAACGCTCTTTTTATTCCTCGCTGGGGAATTCTCGGCGCAGCTCTAGCGACAATAATAGGCTATTTTGCAATGACTCTCTCAATTACCTGGGTTGTTTTAAAAATGAATCGACTTATGTTCAATATGAAATTTGCTATTATCACTCTATCTGGATCATTGCTTCTGCTCCTATATCCTCTACTAAGAACAACTATTATATTTTATATATTTTTTTCAGCTATTATGTTGTTATCATACAAATCAGAGATATTTTTATTTATTTTAACAAAAACAAGGAGGATTACATGA
- a CDS encoding MaoC family dehydratase, translated as MNSPDFFGKYLEEYSIGQIFKHWPGKTVTEGDNNLFCLLTMNHHPIHLDSHYAARSQHGRPLVVGTYVFSLVVGLTVRDISGKAIANLEYESIIHHAPVFIGDTLYAETEIIDVKKSRTKLDRGIIYVETSAFNQKGIKVLSFRRKVLIPTKGGEKCD; from the coding sequence ATGAACTCACCAGACTTTTTTGGGAAATATTTGGAAGAATATTCAATTGGGCAAATTTTCAAGCATTGGCCAGGTAAAACTGTCACAGAAGGAGATAATAACTTATTTTGCCTTCTCACTATGAACCATCACCCAATTCACCTTGACTCTCATTATGCCGCCCGGAGTCAACATGGAAGGCCCCTTGTCGTTGGAACCTATGTTTTTAGCCTTGTTGTTGGATTAACGGTACGCGATATTAGCGGCAAGGCAATAGCCAATCTTGAATATGAATCAATCATACATCACGCTCCCGTCTTTATCGGGGACACTCTTTATGCCGAAACGGAAATAATTGATGTAAAAAAGTCCCGTACTAAACTTGATAGAGGAATAATTTACGTAGAAACCAGTGCTTTCAATCAAAAAGGGATTAAAGTTCTCAGTTTCAGGAGAAAAGTACTCATCCCCACAAAGGGAGGAGAAAAATGTGACTAA
- a CDS encoding PglD-related sugar-binding protein, whose protein sequence is MTKKLIIIGGEGNGGVVAACIEDINRIHKKSVYEIIGFLNDYHANKICNYPVVGKTETAKEWAKEGYLLSFAIHPIGHGSLRVKLFDHLEIPDESLATIVHPTAFIASNATLEPGVFVMANCYIGPQTQLAKSVFVMANCVVGHNDYIGPFCHLSAGSVVSSYITIGKASDICLSASILEKVSIGDYCVIGAKSLLTKSTGNSEMYIGIPAKLHRRIEEKEYTLQEK, encoded by the coding sequence GTGACTAAAAAGCTTATTATCATAGGGGGAGAAGGAAACGGCGGTGTTGTGGCCGCCTGCATAGAAGACATCAACAGAATACACAAAAAATCTGTCTATGAAATTATCGGTTTTCTCAATGACTATCATGCCAACAAAATTTGCAATTATCCCGTTGTTGGAAAAACTGAAACCGCCAAGGAATGGGCAAAGGAAGGTTACCTTTTAAGTTTTGCTATACATCCTATCGGGCATGGATCGTTACGAGTGAAACTCTTCGACCACCTAGAAATCCCCGATGAATCCCTGGCCACGATAGTGCATCCTACTGCCTTCATCGCCTCTAACGCCACTCTTGAACCGGGTGTGTTTGTCATGGCTAATTGCTATATCGGACCACAGACACAACTAGCAAAATCTGTTTTCGTCATGGCAAATTGTGTTGTCGGACACAATGATTACATAGGTCCCTTTTGCCATCTCAGTGCGGGATCAGTAGTTAGCTCCTACATCACCATCGGAAAAGCAAGCGACATCTGCCTTTCAGCATCGATTTTAGAAAAAGTCTCCATAGGTGATTACTGTGTCATTGGTGCGAAATCGCTTTTGACGAAATCAACCGGAAATTCTGAGATGTATATCGGTATTCCAGCGAAACTGCACCGCAGAATAGAAGAGAAAGAATATACACTACAGGAGAAATAA
- a CDS encoding HpcH/HpaI aldolase/citrate lyase family protein yields MENGFLLRSMMFVPGHNDKLLESASRSEADALILDLEDSVMPAHNKSIARTKIKEYINSGKLSRFSIFPRVNDRESGMLLKDVQELTIKGIDGFVYPKSKKPEDIYFFDKLLETIEYDKEFPIGTFKIVALMETTSAIMNAQAIAESSKRLVALAFGCEDYITDLQGIHDSNGTSLFGARFMIANAARAAGIIPIDTVHIKVHDLEDLERNLQIAKNMGFEGMLALSPKELPLIHQYFSPSDEEIIKAKEMLELAKEAQSEDKGVTVLKGRFVGSPFVLASKKIIEKHEKIKFKVYKNK; encoded by the coding sequence ATGGAAAATGGTTTTCTGCTACGAAGCATGATGTTCGTCCCAGGACACAACGATAAACTCCTTGAAAGCGCCTCCAGATCTGAAGCAGATGCACTTATTCTTGACCTTGAAGATTCTGTCATGCCTGCCCACAATAAAAGTATCGCTCGGACTAAGATCAAAGAATATATAAACTCGGGAAAACTCTCTCGTTTCTCTATTTTCCCTCGCGTTAATGATAGAGAAAGTGGAATGCTCTTAAAAGACGTACAAGAACTTACAATTAAAGGCATTGATGGGTTTGTTTATCCTAAAAGCAAAAAACCTGAAGATATCTATTTCTTTGACAAACTCCTTGAAACAATCGAATACGATAAAGAATTTCCAATTGGTACTTTCAAAATAGTTGCCCTAATGGAAACGACTTCAGCTATTATGAATGCCCAGGCCATTGCTGAATCGTCGAAACGACTTGTGGCTCTTGCTTTCGGATGCGAGGATTATATCACGGATCTTCAAGGCATTCACGACTCCAACGGGACGAGCCTCTTTGGAGCTCGGTTTATGATTGCTAATGCGGCAAGAGCAGCAGGCATCATTCCAATTGACACGGTTCATATCAAAGTTCACGACCTAGAAGACCTTGAAAGAAACTTACAGATAGCTAAAAACATGGGATTTGAGGGAATGCTTGCATTAAGCCCCAAAGAACTTCCTTTAATACATCAATATTTCTCTCCTTCTGATGAAGAAATTATAAAAGCTAAAGAAATGCTTGAACTTGCAAAAGAAGCTCAATCAGAAGATAAGGGAGTAACTGTTCTTAAAGGTCGTTTTGTAGGGTCGCCTTTTGTTTTAGCATCCAAGAAAATAATTGAGAAACACGAAAAAATAAAATTTAAAGTTTATAAGAATAAATAA
- a CDS encoding glycosyltransferase family 4 protein, protein MFSEANELETKNYPECTQAVLLGKKINGFFFHKKQKKIVSRAMDIYSCDNFDIIHSHSLFTNGNTARILSKKLNIPYIVAVRNTDINTFFKFMPHLKKLGITILLEASKIIFINKPYRDFVLYKIVPNKHKLAIAEKSVIINNGIDDFWVQNKLNAPKICNEKSIKLLTVGDITKNKNQITTLLVTKLLKMRNYNVSLIVVGEPKDKKIMQKILSSNMLQYIPKQTKDKLLRIYRNADIFILPSHKETFGLVYAEAMTQGLPLVYTKGQGFDETFEEGCVGYHADSRNVSEIADKVECVLKNYKSLSQNCIDLSVRFDWTEIAKIYNLIYDYSVNNYDNVRYLSHIHSSSL, encoded by the coding sequence ATGTTTAGCGAAGCCAATGAATTAGAAACAAAAAATTACCCTGAATGCACACAAGCAGTCTTGCTAGGCAAGAAAATTAATGGATTTTTTTTTCATAAAAAACAAAAAAAAATAGTTTCTAGAGCAATGGATATCTATTCATGTGATAATTTTGACATTATTCATTCACATAGCCTGTTTACAAATGGCAATACAGCAAGAATACTCAGCAAAAAATTAAATATACCATACATAGTTGCCGTTCGAAATACAGATATAAATACATTTTTTAAATTTATGCCTCATCTAAAGAAGTTGGGAATTACTATTTTACTTGAAGCAAGTAAAATAATTTTTATCAATAAACCCTATAGAGACTTCGTGCTATATAAAATAGTTCCGAATAAACATAAACTAGCTATTGCAGAAAAATCCGTTATAATAAATAATGGAATTGATGATTTTTGGGTTCAAAATAAGCTTAATGCTCCTAAAATTTGCAATGAAAAATCCATAAAACTCCTAACAGTCGGCGATATCACGAAAAATAAGAATCAAATAACAACATTGCTTGTAACTAAATTGCTAAAAATGCGCAACTATAATGTATCGCTTATTGTAGTTGGGGAACCCAAGGATAAAAAAATAATGCAAAAAATACTTTCTAGTAACATGTTACAATATATCCCTAAGCAAACTAAGGACAAGTTGCTTCGGATATATAGAAATGCTGATATTTTTATTCTTCCATCGCATAAAGAAACTTTTGGTCTTGTTTATGCAGAAGCAATGACACAAGGATTGCCTTTGGTGTACACGAAAGGACAAGGATTTGATGAAACATTTGAGGAGGGTTGTGTTGGTTATCATGCAGATAGTCGCAATGTAAGCGAAATTGCAGATAAAGTAGAGTGTGTTTTAAAAAATTACAAGTCCCTCTCTCAAAACTGCATAGATTTATCCGTTCGGTTTGATTGGACAGAAATAGCAAAAATCTATAATTTAATATATGATTATTCTGTCAATAACTACGATAACGTACGATATCTTTCGCACATTCATTCGAGCTCCCTATAG
- a CDS encoding ATP-binding protein, with product MLPRRQKCEKYWTAPGCSVRFATALTLARELLLAQDEHRLPKLLKSYDRYDLVIVDELSYLGLGPGGAPLFQFFADRYERKIVCITTNLEFSRWPEVFGDATLTEALLDRLTHHAHIFVFKGESYRFAQRSTKELNA from the coding sequence CTGCTGCCTCGAAGACAAAAGTGCGAAAAATACTGGACAGCACCGGGATGTTCGGTTCGTTTCGCCACCGCCCTGACCCTAGCCCGGGAACTGCTCCTCGCCCAGGACGAGCACCGGCTTCCCAAGCTCCTCAAAAGCTACGACCGGTACGACCTGGTGATCGTCGACGAACTGAGCTACTTGGGACTGGGTCCCGGCGGAGCACCTCTCTTCCAATTCTTCGCGGATCGGTACGAACGGAAGATCGTCTGCATCACCACGAACCTGGAGTTCAGCCGCTGGCCTGAAGTCTTCGGCGACGCCACCCTGACCGAGGCGCTCCTGGACCGCCTGACCCATCACGCTCACATCTTCGTCTTCAAGGGGGAATCCTATCGATTCGCTCAGCGCAGCACCAAAGAACTGAACGCCTGA
- a CDS encoding transposase family protein encodes MNDLKPFLETILELADPWFIDEITFDQEQVRIDIYLDFRKGGTFSCPLCGTNGCKVHDSTMKSWRHMNLFQYKAYLHARLPRVDCPSQSPYATIVVASPE; translated from the coding sequence GTGAATGACCTGAAGCCCTTTCTCGAAACGATTCTGGAACTGGCAGATCCTTGGTTCATCGATGAGATCACCTTCGATCAGGAACAGGTCAGAATCGATATCTATCTCGACTTCAGGAAGGGCGGGACCTTCTCCTGTCCCCTCTGCGGTACCAACGGCTGCAAGGTCCACGATTCGACGATGAAAAGCTGGAGACACATGAATCTCTTCCAGTACAAGGCCTATCTCCACGCCCGCCTTCCCCGTGTCGACTGCCCTTCCCAGTCCCCCTATGCCACAATAGTTGTCGCCTCTCCTGAGTAG
- a CDS encoding ISL3 family transposase, translating to MHTAKVPWAREGSGFTLLFEAFAMSLIRFMPVASAARILDEWDTRIWRIAHPYVDKAVEKQDLSHVTAVGVDETARKRGHNYISAFVDLERKGAVFVTEGKGKDVLQAFESFLEGHGGSPDQVSDFTIDMSPAFITGIEEHFPEARITFDKLLVCKLMNEALDEVRRMEQIENRGLKKTRFIWLRNPENLTKAQKETLDSLTGSRANRKVALQSRIKLALQQVYCRNSRWAGYFLDREYGWASHSRLAPITKFAKTVKRHKEGILNYVKTRSTNGILEGLNSLFKAAAAKARGFRTVRNAITAYYLVAGRFELGVT from the coding sequence ATCCATACGGCCAAGGTGCCCTGGGCTCGGGAGGGTAGCGGCTTTACCCTGCTTTTTGAGGCCTTCGCCATGTCCTTGATCCGTTTTATGCCCGTGGCCTCGGCGGCCCGGATTCTCGACGAGTGGGACACACGGATCTGGCGCATCGCTCACCCTTACGTCGACAAGGCTGTCGAGAAGCAGGATCTTTCGCATGTCACCGCCGTCGGCGTCGATGAAACGGCCAGAAAACGGGGCCACAACTACATCTCGGCCTTTGTCGATCTCGAGCGTAAAGGCGCCGTCTTTGTGACGGAAGGCAAAGGCAAGGACGTCCTTCAAGCCTTCGAAAGCTTCCTCGAAGGGCACGGAGGTAGCCCGGATCAGGTCAGCGACTTTACCATCGACATGTCGCCGGCCTTCATCACCGGCATCGAGGAGCACTTCCCCGAGGCCCGGATCACCTTTGACAAGTTGCTTGTCTGCAAACTCATGAACGAAGCTCTCGACGAGGTTCGTCGCATGGAGCAGATAGAGAACAGAGGTCTGAAGAAAACGCGTTTCATCTGGCTCCGTAACCCGGAGAACCTGACGAAAGCTCAGAAGGAGACGCTCGACAGCCTGACCGGATCGAGGGCGAATCGCAAGGTTGCCCTGCAGAGTCGAATCAAACTGGCCTTGCAGCAAGTCTACTGTCGCAACAGCCGTTGGGCCGGCTACTTCCTGGACAGAGAGTACGGGTGGGCCAGTCACAGTCGCCTCGCTCCGATAACGAAGTTCGCGAAAACGGTCAAAAGGCATAAGGAGGGAATCTTGAACTACGTCAAAACCAGGAGCACCAATGGCATACTTGAGGGTCTGAACAGTCTCTTCAAGGCAGCGGCAGCCAAGGCGAGAGGCTTTAGAACCGTACGCAACGCCATCACGGCTTATTACCTCGTAGCCGGAAGGTTTGAACTGGGGGTTACCTGA
- a CDS encoding glycosyltransferase, whose product MKILLIGEYSGLHNNLSEGLLELGHEVTIASSGDGWKNFHTDIALSKTHFKGRLGKIESKFNLFRVAETAANYDIIQLISYKQVGPYLNPLFIKKLFNKNPNIFILATGSSPITTKYQRKNFPYCPFSISREEIDSVDCSDVEKFIKQSKNPLMILEEKKCLKYAKKIIPTSISYLLPYQNASNCIKDFIPMPINTKKYQNVLFDSKKNNGKIKILYGLSRGCLKGHVHIKKALDKIQEIKLKNIEITIINQVSFNNYVSLVRDCDFLIDQCKSYSYGMNALLGLAMGKIVFSGAENSIKEQLKNCPIVNINPDHLDIYNKIMNLIENSDEIICKKKQALLFVQENHDYINIAKKYLNIWTSNM is encoded by the coding sequence TTGAAAATATTACTTATTGGCGAATATAGCGGTCTTCACAACAATCTTAGCGAAGGACTTCTTGAACTTGGTCATGAAGTAACTATTGCTTCTTCTGGTGATGGATGGAAAAATTTCCATACAGATATTGCTTTATCAAAAACACATTTTAAGGGTAGATTGGGTAAAATTGAATCAAAATTTAATTTATTTCGCGTTGCAGAAACAGCCGCCAATTATGATATAATTCAACTAATCTCTTATAAACAAGTAGGCCCTTATCTGAATCCGTTGTTTATAAAAAAATTATTTAATAAAAATCCTAATATTTTTATACTTGCCACTGGAAGCTCTCCCATTACTACTAAATATCAACGAAAAAACTTTCCTTACTGTCCTTTTTCGATTTCAAGAGAAGAAATAGACTCCGTGGATTGCTCTGATGTTGAAAAATTCATAAAACAAAGCAAAAATCCGCTAATGATTCTAGAAGAAAAAAAATGCCTCAAATATGCAAAAAAAATAATTCCTACTTCTATCTCGTACCTTTTGCCATATCAAAATGCATCAAATTGCATTAAAGATTTTATTCCCATGCCAATAAATACAAAAAAATATCAAAATGTTTTATTTGATTCAAAAAAAAACAATGGGAAGATAAAAATACTATATGGGTTAAGTAGAGGCTGTTTAAAAGGGCATGTTCATATAAAAAAAGCATTAGATAAAATACAAGAAATTAAATTAAAAAACATAGAAATAACAATTATTAATCAAGTTTCTTTTAATAATTATGTCTCGCTTGTTCGAGATTGCGATTTTCTTATAGACCAGTGCAAATCGTATAGTTATGGCATGAATGCGCTTCTTGGCCTTGCTATGGGTAAAATCGTTTTTAGTGGGGCAGAAAATAGCATAAAAGAACAACTTAAAAACTGTCCTATTGTAAACATAAACCCTGATCATCTAGACATATACAATAAAATTATGAATTTAATTGAAAATTCAGATGAAATTATTTGCAAAAAAAAACAAGCGTTGTTATTTGTCCAAGAAAATCACGACTACATAAATATCGCAAAAAAATACTTAAATATTTGGACTAGCAATATGTAA
- a CDS encoding IS3 family transposase, with protein sequence MRSATKRYCWSSPDLFFRGSLDLNRSSFHYASSFATETAENLEIMELIDVRYTCAPSYGSRRMTAWLRRQGQDVNRKRIGRLMRLMGLEGIGPKPGTGKPHPEREIDPCLLRNAVIVRPNQVWSTDVTYLPMSGGFMYLAAVIDWHSRFVLSWELSNTLDAEFCVVALDRALRQGTPEIFNTDQSCQFTSKAFLSLLKEKEIRISMDGRGRALDNIFVERFWRTLKYEWLYLNDYERVRDLRCGLREYMDFYNGERLHSSLNYRTPREVHFADREGPMAV encoded by the coding sequence ATGCGTTCAGCCACCAAGAGGTACTGTTGGAGCTCGCCGGATCTTTTTTTCAGAGGTTCCCTAGATCTGAACCGGTCCAGCTTCCACTACGCGAGCTCTTTTGCGACGGAGACGGCGGAGAACCTTGAAATCATGGAGCTCATCGACGTTCGGTACACCTGCGCCCCCTCTTACGGGAGCCGCCGGATGACGGCCTGGCTGCGTCGACAGGGACAGGACGTGAACCGCAAACGGATCGGACGGCTGATGAGGCTTATGGGGCTCGAAGGGATTGGCCCCAAACCGGGAACCGGCAAGCCTCACCCCGAACGGGAGATTGATCCCTGTCTGCTCCGGAACGCCGTCATCGTCAGACCGAATCAGGTCTGGAGCACCGATGTCACCTACCTCCCGATGAGTGGCGGTTTCATGTACCTCGCGGCCGTCATCGATTGGCACAGCCGCTTCGTCCTCTCCTGGGAACTTTCCAACACCCTGGACGCAGAGTTCTGCGTCGTCGCCCTCGACAGGGCTCTTCGGCAGGGAACGCCGGAGATCTTCAACACCGACCAGAGCTGTCAGTTCACCAGTAAGGCCTTTCTGTCTCTGCTCAAGGAAAAGGAGATCCGGATCAGCATGGACGGTCGTGGCAGGGCCCTCGACAACATCTTCGTGGAACGCTTCTGGCGGACCCTCAAGTATGAGTGGCTCTACTTGAACGACTATGAGCGGGTCCGCGATCTCCGCTGCGGCCTGCGGGAGTATATGGACTTCTACAACGGTGAAAGGCTTCACTCCTCACTGAACTACAGGACACCGCGGGAGGTTCACTTTGCCGACCGGGAGGGACCGATGGCGGTCTGA
- a CDS encoding ISL3 family transposase, whose product MAREGSGFTLLFEAFAMSLIRFMPVASAARILDEWDTRIWRIAHPYVDKAVEKQDLSHVTAVGVDETARKRGHNYISAFVDLERKGAVFVTEGKGKDVLQAFESFLEGHGGSPDQVSDFTIDMSPAFITGIEEHFPEARITFDKLLVCKLMNEALDEVRRMEQIENRGLKKTRFIWLRNPENLTKAQKETLDSLTGSRANRKVALQSRIKLALQQVYCRNSRWAGYFLDREYGWASHSRLAPITKFAKTVKRHKEGILNYVKTRSTNGILEGLNSLFKAAAAKARGFRTVRNAITAYYLVAGRFELGVT is encoded by the coding sequence CTGGCTCGGGAGGGTAGCGGCTTTACCCTGCTTTTTGAGGCCTTCGCCATGTCCTTGATCCGTTTTATGCCCGTGGCCTCGGCGGCCCGGATTCTCGACGAGTGGGACACACGGATCTGGCGCATCGCTCACCCTTACGTCGACAAGGCTGTCGAGAAGCAGGATCTTTCGCATGTCACCGCCGTCGGCGTCGATGAAACGGCCAGAAAACGGGGCCACAACTACATCTCGGCCTTTGTCGATCTCGAGCGTAAAGGCGCCGTCTTCGTGACGGAAGGCAAAGGCAAGGACGTCCTTCAAGCCTTCGAAAGCTTCCTCGAAGGGCACGGAGGTAGCCCGGATCAGGTCAGCGACTTTACCATCGACATGTCGCCGGCCTTCATCACCGGCATCGAGGAGCACTTCCCCGAGGCCCGGATCACCTTTGACAAGTTGCTTGTCTGCAAACTCATGAACGAAGCTCTCGACGAGGTTCGTCGCATGGAGCAGATAGAGAACAGAGGTCTGAAGAAAACGCGTTTCATCTGGCTCCGTAACCCGGAGAACCTGACGAAAGCTCAGAAGGAGACGCTCGACAGCCTGACCGGATCGAGGGCGAATCGCAAGGTTGCCCTGCAGAGTCGAATCAAACTGGCCTTGCAGCAAGTCTACTGTCGCAACAGCCGTTGGGCCGGCTACTTCCTGGACAGAGAGTACGGGTGGGCCAGTCACAGTCGCCTCGCTCCGATAACGAAGTTCGCGAAAACGGTCAAAAGGCATAAGGAGGGAATCTTGAACTACGTCAAAACCAGGAGCACCAATGGCATACTTGAGGGTCTGAACAGTCTCTTCAAGGCAGCGGCAGCCAAGGCGAGAGGCTTTAGAACCGTACGCAACGCCATCACGGCTTATTACCTCGTAGCCGGAAGGTTTGAACTGGGGGTTACCTGA
- a CDS encoding transposase family protein, which produces MKSWRHMNLFQYKAYLHARLPRVDCPSHGIHTAKVPWLGRVAALPCFLRPSPCP; this is translated from the coding sequence ATGAAAAGCTGGAGACACATGAATCTCTTCCAGTACAAGGCCTATCTCCACGCCCGCCTTCCCCGTGTCGACTGCCCTTCCCATGGGATCCATACGGCCAAGGTGCCCTGGCTCGGGAGGGTAGCGGCTTTACCCTGCTTTTTGAGGCCTTCGCCATGTCCTTGA